ttatatataatagtactaatatttatatcatttattttttatacttgaagtaacgtaacctcaaaatatacgcatataaagaggcgcgcgaagcattcaaatcatgagaatcgtcagcatcgaaatctggaaatattaaaaacccaatctcttgattttattttaaagcagatagatataaatagaaccgccgaagtgttccgaccagcaatcgtggaccttcgagttttcaaattcagaagaggagaaatgggttgcgcgcgcaacccagtcttGTACATCGTCtcccactatattcacacgaacatagacctgtgatagatTGGAGTGAACCTCTTTTCAAATCTGGGATTTGAAAAGATAGcacgccgagtttcgcgcggagttatacagttatagtttatactcAGTGCAGATCTAGAAACAACAATATTATACGCgcagtacagtctgtcaagttaaagcgtgggtggctttactcgcagtcggtaaggtgtatcgacatgattttggtgtcaaaatattaagaagagctccctcNNNNNNNNNNNNNNNNNNNNNNNNNNNNNNNNNNNNNNNNNNNNNNNNNNNNNNNNNNNNNNNNNNNNNNNNNNNNNNNNNNNNNNNNNNNNNNNNNNNNagagtaaagtcaagattagaactaaactagtggccctgaagccctcaaatatatagggctgcttatctaatcgaaggaggaagctgtgactatattacaacaattcaatttaaaaaaaaattcttctaagcatttcattactttaaattatattgaCAATGATATTCTTCCTTTCTCCATATGCCATCTTACATTTTTAAGTCCAATTGCGACGTCTGCGAAACTGCTGAAagctatttgtaccaaaatttcggcTTACGAAATCCAGCCCCACTACTTACCACTACAGCTGTTATGCGCTGTGGCCGTGAGCTTCACTGGCTCGCGCCTAAAGATGTAGTGGTAAATGGTGGTGGTGCTTTTCGTTGACGCCTCCCCCACTACTCAAATGCCTGCTTGCGGAGTCGGCTACGATTACCCGTGTTGTAACATTCAGCtttggcgcgtaaggtccctttcttcgcggactgTTACATATATCCTCTCTATGGAGATTGAGAACTTGTTTTGCTCATACCTTCaatttatatgtttatttaatCACATACTATCTAAATcgacgcacagtggtctggaataggaatttactgctCGTAATCGcccacaattaatttttaagagaattgtggtttgctttttttatttttttcacagagcagcaatatataaacaaatatagtgacaaaattgaccattttagctttgtgaatgtttatctcaagaaaaaatacagatagaaagtcactatcagccggaattattgtacatgcattcatagaacataattaattttaataatatttaacctaattGGTGAGTACGTAGAAATACCTTGTCCCAGAATTTCGTTCTTTCCTTGAGAAATATAACAACTTCCTCGCTTTGTTAAAATGTGATAAGTTATAACGATTGATACTTATAAGGTGATGGTAAGAATGAATAGTAGCTTTAGTAGGTTACTAACTATCATTTAATAAAAGTAGAAATGGTTGAGTATAATTGAGTTACAGATATTTTTACAATAGAGTAGAGAAGAATGACTGATAGTTACTCGTTGGATACTCCATTGCAACTAACGTTTCATGTTCAAAACGGAAGGTACTATGAGTCAGTGACGTCACAAAAGTGGAAGGGACACAATATTTAAGATGGGGGAGGCGTGCAAGTTGCAACTCGAACCAAGTTTCCAACAGACTGAGAAAAACCCAAGATTCAAAAGGGTCACTGACCGTTGGATCCAAGCGGCGCTACAACTATTGTGCGAAGGTCATTAAGGGCTTAAGATTGGTACTAGAGAGGACGACGACTATGAAAGTATAAATTAAGACAGAAAAATATGCTGTTCACAGCCCTAAATAGCTAGAAGGCTACTTTCTAAGTTTTGGTAATAAAGGTATGAATATGACCTTTACAAATAGCATTTAGCAAATTCTTCAAGAATCGGCAGAAATTTTAGCATAACAGGAAAGATAAATTTCCGATATTTCTGAATAACTAAATTATAAATCGGTTTGCGAGGTCGCAACATGCTGGGCCCTTTGAACAGTTAGgttcaagaataaataaattacggtAGTAATAAACAATACAAACTctgaaagaataataaatttgaatgatcTAGCAATAgaatacaataaaattcaatcaGATAATTGCGTAGTTTGTTAGAAAGGATATAGGAACCACCtataaaaagaacaatattcaataaattgtatgcataattaacaataattagaAAGATGAAATTATCAAATGACATCGATCGGCAGTGGAGATAGATTTTTGATACTGCGCTTATAAATACCTTGCGCAGTTCGAACTGTTACTACGCGTACAATTTTATCGGGACCTGGATTAGTAGCGATTATACGACCAAGATTCCATCGCATAGGAGGTAATTTATCATCGCGAATGGTTACGAGGCTGCCGATCTGAATGTCCGTGGTGGATCCTTTATGCTATTTTTTGCGTACAGTCATCTCGTGGAGATAATCTCTTTTCCACCGAGCCCAAAAGTGCTGGGACCAGGAAAAGTGACCAGGAGTAAGAGCGATAAAGTCGTTAGGATCGGAAGGCACAGGTGTTATAGGTCTAGAGTTCAGAATGCCCTCTACTTCGGTTGCGAATGTCGTGAATTCTTCATAGGTTAAAACTCTTCCATCGATGGCACGCGTAAAAtgatgtttaaaagatttgactGCGGCTTCCCAGAGTCCGCCAAAATGAGGTGAACGCGGGGGAATGAAATGCCAAGCAACTCGATCGCGATTAGCAAGATGCTGGGCGATTTCGTcgatatttctttgatttttcagaaattgaTAAAGCTCATCGATTTCGCGTTTTGCACCCTTGAAGTTAGTAGCGTTATCTGAATATAGATCAGAGCTTTTTCTGCGTCTAGCAAAGAATGTCCTTAGGCAAGCTAAAAAGGCTTCGGAAGTCAGGTCGCTGACAATTTCTATGTGCACTGCCTTGGTGACGAAACAAACGAAAACAGCTGCATAGATTTTTACTTTCACACGatttcgatattttttctttttgataaaaaatggtccACAAAAGTCTATGCCTGCATGTTTAAATGGTCTTTCGAAGAGAGTCCGATCTTTGGGCAGATCTCCCATGATATAAGTGGGAAATTGTGATTTAGCACGAAAACAAGTGACGCATTTTCGAATAATGTTTCTGACGACATTTCTACCGTCAACAATCTAATAATTGTCGCGAATAATATTAAGCGTCGCTTGTGTTCCTGCGTGAAGAAGCTGTAAATGTTGATCGCGGACGATAAGATTCGTTAAGTGATGATATTTTGNNNNNNNNNNNNNNNNNNNNNNNNNNNNNNNNNNNNNNNNNNNNNNNNNNNNNNNNNNNNNNNNNNNNNNNNNNNNNNNNNNNNNNNNNNNNNNNNNNNNATAATTGTCGCGAATAATATTAAGCGTCGCTTGTGTTCCTGCGTGAAGAAGCTGTAAATGTTGATCGCGGACGATAAGATTCGTTAAGTGATGATATTTTGGTAGCAGGATAGGATGCTTTTGGAAATAAGTGAGTTCTGATCATTCAAGTCGGCCTCTAACTCGGAGCACTCCCTCCGAATTTAAGATAGGTTTTAGAGGAGTTAGTTTTCCTTGAATTATCCCTTTAGATTTTAAAATCGCAATTTCGTCTGAGAATGTCTCACGTTGTACGAGCCTAACCGCGCAGATCGTCGCTTTCTTAAGTTCACTCGTAGAAAGGATACCCTTCATTTCGAGCTTGTGAACTTTGATATCGATAAATCGTTGACAATAAGCAATCATGCGTATGAGCTTTAAAAAAGTTCCCATTCTTGCAAAAAGTTTTTCAGTGAATTCGTTTTTCGATATTGTTTTAATGCTCATATTCTTGCTAGTACATGTTAGATTAACAAAAACTTGTGCCTGTCAGGGAATTTCTTCAAGCTCTATGATAGATTCAGTCCAATTTTCTTCGGGTTCATTGATCCAGGCTGGACCGTTAAACCAGAAGGAGTTGTCCAGAATTTCGGTAGTTGTTAAGCCTCCCGAAATGAAATTTGTGCGATTATGTTCGGAGCGCAAGTGTCTCCACTCGTGATTGGCGGTGGTTTCCTGAATTTTAGCGACTCGATTCCCTTCGAATGTTTTCAAAGTGTGTGAAGGACGTTTGATCCAATGTAAAGTGATCGTCGaagcagaataaaaaattattttttcgaaagataATCTACGTAGTGCATGAGATacgattttgaataaattagCTAGTTATCGAGCAGCACAGAGTTCAAGACGCGGCAATGACAATTTTTTCAGAGGTGCTACTCACGATTTAGAACACACTAATTAGTTAGAATACCCTCACTTTTCTTTTGTTGATCGGATGTAAATGTTGGCTCCATAAGCTTTCTCGCTAGCATCACAGAAACCAAGTAATTGTAGTGATGAGTAATCGTTAGCGACTATTTTTcgatcaattttgattttttctaaagaaggtaaaagattttaatattcgaGCCAAGCTACGTGTATTTCCTCAGGAACAGGATCGTCCCAATCCAGCTTTGAATCCCACAAGGATTGCATTAGAATTTTAGCTCGTAAGATAACCGGACCCAGTAATCCGAGAGGGTCGAACAGCTGAGCGATCTGTGAGAGTATTATTCGCTTTGTCACAAGAGCAACGACCTTTGGCGAATGAACAGTATACTTGAATATGTCTAATTGGGGGTTCCAATAAACACCGAGCGTTATAGTTGTCTCTCCCAGATTCAAAAACAGGTGAGAGTTTTTGGTATCATCTGATACAGTGTTGATAAGCTCAGGATCATTGGAAGCCCACTGTCTAAGATGCATGNNNNNNNNNNNNNNNNNNNNNNNNNNNNNNNNNNNNNNNNNNNNNNNNNNNNNNNNNNNNNNNNNNNNNNNNNNNNNNNNNNNNNNNNNNNNNNNNNNNNTTGTCTCTCCCAGATTCAAAAACAGGTGAGAGTTTTTGGTATCATCTGATACAGTGTTGATAAGCTCAGGATCATTGGAAGCCCACTGTCTAAGATGCATGCCACCCTTACGAGTAACTGCTTTTAATTCGTTAATTAGAGATTCAGCTTCGTCAAAGGTATTTGCTCCCGTTAACAAATCATCCATATAAAAATCCTCCTTCAGTGCTACAGATGCATTAGGAAATAATTCACCTTCATCGTTAGCCAATTGGACTAATAACCGGGTGGCTAAGAACGAAGCGGAAGAGTTACCGTATGTTACGGTATTCGACGTGAACATTTTTACAGGCTGAGACGGGTTCTCACGCCACaagattttttggaatttgtGATCATCAGGGTGGATATAGATTTCTCGATACATTTTCTCAATGTCGGCGGTCATTGCATATGCATGTGATCGGAATCGAATAAGCAATGAGAAAAGATCTTCCTGAATACTTGGACCGACCATGAGAGTATCGTTTATCGAGATTCCTGTGGAAGTTTCCGATTTTTTAGAAGCATTAGGATCTTCGGTCATGTGACCTAAATCCTTATACTCAGTCATGAAAGCGTGATACCGACCCTTGAATTCGGGCTTTTTTTAAAAGGATCGTTCTAAAGAGTGAAATCGATTAAGTTCTCGTTTATATGATTCACCGATTTGGCTCACGTTATCCTTGAATGGTAGTTTAACGATATATCTGCCTGTTTCTGGATCACGCGTTGTATTTTTCGCGTAATGTTCCTCGCATTTGTTTTCGGATTTTCATCAGATTTTTTCATGAGgatcattttctattttccagAATTCTGATATTTTGTTATGAAGCAAATTCAAAGATAAATTACATACAGGATTAATAGCCCTTACACCTGGAATTTTTCTACCTACAACCCATCCGAATTTAGTTGCTTGTAAAATCACGTTACCTCTAGCTAAATATTCTTGTCTGTGGCCCAAGAGTTGGAAAAAGATTTCGGAGCCGATAAGGAGATCGATGACACCGGGTTCGTGGAAATTCGGATCAGCCAGACGGTATTTTTAGAGACACTCGATTTAGTGGTTCACTTGGTAATTGCTCGTTAATTTCTTGGGTAATCAAGAATGACAAATCAGCTGAATAAGTATTGAATCGCGATTGAACCGAAGAACGTGTTACTTTTTTGATACTGGAACTCATTTGATTGGCCCCTCCCAGAGAAATCTCGATATCTTGTTGGTTGAGCCCTAATTTCTTCGCTAATCTCTCAGTCATAAAATGCACTTGTGATCCGTTATCAAGAAGTGCCCTACCTATGTGAGGATTTCCCTTGTGATCTAATATGTGAACTAAGGCTGTTTGGAAAAGAACTTGAGAAGGAACCGTCTCggataaacttgaaaaatatactttagcTTTGTTAGATTGAGGATCGCTATGTAAAATGGTTTTCCATTGTCGGAGAAGCATCATCTTGAGTGTGTTCTTTCCATTTTAAACGAGACTGTTGATATAGTTTCGATATCACTGCGTAAATTGGAAAGGCTTCTAGAAAAGGCAATTCGGTAACTCGAAAAGGGATTTGATATGATTATTTATGACGGCCGTTGGGTCGTCataacattttttgagaattttccaagcTACTTCATAATTCGCGTCAGTTGTTTCGATAGATTCAATTTTCTCCGCGGCCTTTCCCATTAGGCATGAGCGTAAATATACTAACTTCTGCGAATCGGTATACCTAGTGTCATTATGGACTGATGATTTGAAAACGTCTTTGAAAGCAGGTCACTGTTCATAAGAGTCGCTGAATGTCGGTAGCTTCAGCGCTGGTAGCTTGATATTGATAGGATTATTGTTAACTGTCTGATTTGAACCGGAACCAGATACTAAAGCGGTATCATGTTCAGTTGCTAGTTCCTTGTCAAATAAGAACAGTTTTGCCTTAGCAATCGCCACGGAAAGTCTTTCTTCGAACTCTTCTCTTTCCTGGTATTCATCTTCGATATTCGTTTCGGCTACTATTGATTTTAACTCGTTTTGATTACATTCgaaatctgtttttaaaattgctgTATCGGAAATTCTCCCTTTCAGTTCGAAAAGGTCAATTTCATCAACAGTTTTCGCGAGAAATTTTTCTAACCGCAACCGATGTGTTGATAACTGGTGATACGTAGACTCGTTGATCCGTGGACTGCATACGATGAAGACTAGAAGATTCCGATGACTCGTTCGTTAATTAATCCTTTGATAATTAATTCTCTGGTACGCGTTCCTCAACTCGTTTactgatgagttgataaattgaTAGTTGATAGATTATATGAGCTGATATGGAGATTTCGCCACGTTGATATCTTCGCTCCAATTGTAGAGGATATTGATAAGAGATTTTCCACGTTAAATCTCAGTCGATATGTGATAAGATGATGTTGATTTGAGCATCAACCTTGTCCCAGAATTTCGTTCTTTCCTTGAGAAATATAACAACTTCCTCGCTTTGTTAAAAGTCATAAGTTATAACGATTGATACTTATAAGGTGATGGTAAGAATGAATAGTAGCTTTAGTAGGTTACTaactattatttaataaaagtagAAATGGTTGAGTATAATTGAGTTACAGATATTTTTACAATAGAGTAGAGTAGAATGACTGATAGTTACTCGTTGGATTCTCTATTGCAACTGACGTTGTAAGTtcaaaatggaaggtactaagaGTCAGTGACGTCACAAAAGTGGAAGGGACACAATATTTAAGATGGTGGAGGCGTGCAAGTTGCAACTCGAACCAAGTTTCCAACAGGCTGAGAAAAACCCAAGATTCAAAATGGTCACTGACCGTTGGATCCAAACGGCGCTACAACTATTGTGCGAAGGTCATTAAGGGCTTAAGATTGGTACTAGAGAGGACGACGACTATGAAAGTATAGATTAAGACAGAAAAATATGCTGTTCACAGCCCTAAATAGCTAGCAGGCTACTTTCTAAGGTTTTGGTAATAAAGGTATGAATAGGACCTTTACAAATAGCATTTAGCAAATTCTCCAAGAATCGGCAGAAATCTTAGCATAACAGGAAAGATAAATTTCCGATATTTCTGAATAACTAAATTATAAATCGGTTTGCGAGGTCGCAaccctaattattataaaaaatttctctaaacaaattctttataagcaagtttttctcatagctgaattgatttttctgaacaaaagtgattcacaattgtctttaaagccatttatatactttatgcTTTATCGAGaaaaaacaatatagattgtttataacaatttagttaaacgagtctcctaatcggccgtttcctcgtagaaaaaattgtttttttcttcaataattattagagtgacatttattgcggtggctaacctacaaaattaaataaataataatttatatgattgttataaacaattttaacataactatgattcattttttatatacaaaaaggaCGGTGttccactgaaattatctgaCAATAagctaacagtgattccaaaattggatatgtgacattaaataataatttgcgtaattgttaataacaatttctgtagtaaactgtccatagcaataacgctgtacttgcgttttcagaagtcacctatctttcatttatttttatgcaacttcctgaaaaataaatgaggaataaGTGGAAATAAGGtacaataacgctgtacttgccagcaacaaggatatcaagtacattcgacagttcaacacacgaaaaatctctcgattgcatattatgcacgacctaattcacaaactccttgagtcctcagatcttttgattgcatccttgaagcctgaatgggaaaaagttgaagttgaacttgatcaagaactcaATGAACTAATAGaaaaattcgaatctaaaaatgattctagttctgaattgtaatttatttattttaagtttttttatgataatctcattattataagtattaattttttcattgattcaataacacaaataagattatcacgaaaatgattgaaaaaaacttttttttctacgaccaaccgcagattgtcatgcactatttttaaattgttattaacacttacgcaaattattatttaatgtcctatATCCAATTTTGAAATCACTCTTAGTTtactgtcggataatttcagtggaaaaccatcctttttgcatgtaaaaaaacataaatcatagttttgttaacaaaattgtttataacaattatataaattattatttatttaattccgtTGGTTAGTcactgcaataaatgtcactctaataatcattgaagaaaaaaaccttttttttactaggaaacggccgattaggagacttgtttaactaaattgttataaacaacctatattgtttatgtttgataaagcttaaagtatacaaatgactttaaagacaattgtgaatcacttttgttcggaaaaattaattcagctatgagaaaaactcgtttatgaagaatttgtttatagaaatgtttataaaagcaatagttgttaactcatgctaatttttttgttacaaattatgactcttatgaaaaacattagtaactagtgtgaaataaacgattttttctatgataaaaaaaactaataagaatttgtttataaaaattgtttatgataattaagttaaatattattaaaattaattatgttctatgaatgcatgtgcaatacttccggctgatagtgagtttctatctgtattttttcttgagataaaaattcacaaagctaaaatggtcaattttgtcactatatttgtttatatattgttgctctgtgaaacaaattaaaaaaagcaaaagtcaattctcttaaaaattaattgctgagcatttataaaaaaagaacttttaaatcggttaagaaatacgacctgtgagcgattatgaacagtaaattcctattccagaccactgtaaGAAGTTTCGACCCGTCCTTGGGTCttcctcaagattttaaaattattacaaaagtgtCTGAAACAAATCGTTTGATGACATTAAAAACACAAAACAAAACGGTATGTCAAGtagaactgtttaaaattttgttcttgacaTTTTTATCTTATGTAGTACATTcgtccaaaagacgaatgcatcaactcgccataaatataggctaggcaagacagtacgcgtcccgcattctgtgttcaattgactacatcacatatggcgggaattttaaagctaaggtttgaaagttcgcgcgcgaactgcgcacccgttatcacacaccttaagggcatgtgacacagctaaatacctatattaccgacgacagtttttcagttcactgaatgcttttttgaacctaagaactttttttgtaaataaaatatcgagctgaaactttgggaaatgtattagagtacaataaagtacgtttaggtactgcatttcggtaggaacttcactgaaaattatttcatcttttttctgaacctcaacattttttgaaagttagaactttttttatacacaaaatatcggtctcaaactttgagaaatgtaagagccgacggaaaactacgtttaagtacaaagcttaataataaaagatgtaaaaaaatatatttcaataatcaattccaacggcatcagccggtaacgttgtacgttaaaaaaaggtgaaataattttcagtgaagttcctaccaaaatgcagtacctaaacgtactttattgtactctaatacatttcccaaagtttcagctccttattttatttacaaaaaaagttcttaggttcaaaaaaacattcagtgaactgaaaaactgtggtcggtaatataggtatttagctgtgtcacatgcccttaagcgttcaagattttaatttaataaaacgtaACTGCTATAACGTTGGAAACAGTGCCCCCGTGAGATCAATATCAAAATAGGTTAATATTACAATGATATACATCGCGCGCTGGTCTAAACGACTGAACTCCAAGCGCTCGAGATCtagtctaaaattcaaaatatgctcaaataAGCGGAAATAAGGTGCCAACGTCTGGTCGGAATAAAGCGCggttattttaaagatatatatgaCGTGCTTCTTAAAACATCTGAACCTTAAGCGTTCaagattttgatttaataaaacgTCAGTGCTGTAACGTTGAAAATAGTGCCCTGGTGATATCAATATTAAATGAGATTGATATTAGAATGATATACCATGGGCGCTGATCTAATCGACTAAATGCTAAGCGCTCCAGATCTAtactaaaattcaaaacataCTTTCGTGAGCGCAGAGAAGGTGACAACTTCAAGTCGAAACAAAGCGTGGTTATTTTAACCCTAAAATACTAAGTCTACGTCTGCGAGACGTAGTATGAAGTTAAAATAGACGCGATAGATTGTAAAATTCcgaatttacataaaataaatacataaaatcaaTATAGGGCCGatttgaaaaaagagttgaaatttataaataatttacaattattgtaatttacaaattacaaTTCATAAATGAAGGTAATATTTCAAATCGTGTGTTGTGGGCATATTTATTAAACCCTTAGACTAATAATATACAGTTCACCATACTGGTATAACTGACCGAAAGCTAAGCGCTTTGTCGATCCCTGATTGCATTcttcaaactttaatttattttgaagatacTAGAGGCAATTCAATCTCAAATGGAAAAAAAGAATCTGCTGTTGCAGTTCATTTAAATAACGATGTTTCTATTTGTATAACTATTATTAAAGACTGATTTCAGTTCACTCATTCATTTGCTGCCACTGAAGGtgttcaaatgctttaaaaattgacTGTCGTTCATAACGCAGCATTTCACTTGCTTTTTTCATCGATGGCTAAGGGTTTGCCATTTCCTTTGTGAAAAGTCTTGAGACTGCattagaatatttttcataagctacCGAATCGAATTTCTAATTGTTCTTTTcttcatttattgtttaaattacatttattagtCTATTTTATAGTTCTGCATTTATTCTCCCCTTCGTCtatttatctttaaatgttttttcgttttgttttgatgtttattttattttccatttgcTGCATTAAagcattttcgtatttttaagaCCTCTTACCTCTTGACagttaaaagcttaaaaaacgGTCTTCAGAGTTCGAATTGATTATTATGTGTGCGCAAGAGCCTATCAGCTAAGACAGATGGTTTGAAACGATAGAAATATTAATGCAGAAAgacaaaacattgcaattttcagATGCCTTCAACTTCGTAGACCATAACTTGAAGTTGCTGCACACTTTTTTTATgggtaaattccaaaaaattttgattttgctgaaAGCCTGTGTGGGAATTTCAAGGTTATGTATGTTAAAATGATCCCGAGCGTCACTTGAAAAtcacacaatatttttggtctaAAACTTTGGACTCACAAATAAACAAAGTAACTAATGtcccgaaactaaccttgtttgtttCCAAATTGTTTCAAAAGAAGTCAGTGTAGGAGAGCgagttttggaaaatttttttaaatttttgggaagATAGAAAGTGACAGGGGAGGGGAAGGTGAGGCTGAAGGTCAGTTAACAGGGTAGAGTCATGTCGGTTATGCGCAGTCCCCAACGTGATTTCGGAAGAAGGCAGAGCGAGTTAAGTGAGAAGAGTGAAACAAATAGGGACAGCGAtagcaaagagagagagagaaggtagCGGCATAGACGAGGCAAGCAGTGAGGGAAGTGCAGATGAGACGCTCACTACGTCTTTGCATCCGGTACCAATGACAGAAGAGGCAGAATCGAGAGTAGGAAGGGGGCATAGGCGCGAGAGGCCAACTAATTTAGAAAGGCTTGGATCGAAATCGAGAAGATCGGGATCGCGGGATTTGTTGCGCAAGTGGCAACAGTCGGCAAGCGCGATTAGCAGCGAGAGCATTAATAGCGAAAGAGAAAACAGAGGATGATAAAAGGAAAAGATAGCAGATGGACGAATATGCGGAGAGGGAAAATGACCTTAAAACGGTTAAGACAAAACAAGAACGCCGGGCAGAAATAGGGATGAAGGGGACATGTTCATAAACTTAGAAGCCTTTTCAAAAGGATTGAAAGAGGACACTTGCGGAAAACTGAATGATATGAAGAGACAAGGGAAAGAGATAAAAGACGAGGTTAGAAAAGTGAGAGAAGAGTAAGAAGAATGGAATCAATTATGGAAGGAGAGAATGAAAAGGTGTGGAATAAATTGGGAAGTATAGAAAATAGACAGAGAGAGAATGGGGAGGTTAGGAACAGGGGCATGAAACTGCTAGAAGAGAG
This Belonocnema kinseyi isolate 2016_QV_RU_SX_M_011 chromosome 3, B_treatae_v1, whole genome shotgun sequence DNA region includes the following protein-coding sequences:
- the LOC117169789 gene encoding uncharacterized protein LOC117169789 gives rise to the protein MGDLPKDRTLFERPFKHAGIDFCGPFFIKKKKYRNRVKVKIYAAVFVCFVTKAVHIEIVSDLTSEAFLACLRTFFARRRKSSDLYSDNATNFKGAKREIDELYQFLKNQRNIDEIAQHLANRDRVAWHFIPPRSPHFGGLWEAAVKSFKHHFTRAIDGRVLTYEEFTTFATEVEGILNSRPITPVPSDPNDFIALTPGHFSWSQHFWARWKRDYLHEMTVRKK
- the LOC117169790 gene encoding uncharacterized protein LOC117169790; amino-acid sequence: MTEYKDLGHMTEDPNASKKSETSTGISINDTLMVGPSIQEDLFSLLIRFRSHAYAMTADIEKMYREIYIHPDDHKFQKILWRENPSQPVKMFTSNTVTYGNSSASFLATRLLVQLANDEGELFPNASVALKEDFYMDDLLTGANTFDEAESLINELKAVTRKGGMHLRQWASNDPELINTVSDDTKNSHLQWASNDPELINTVSDDTKNSHLFLNLGETTITLGVYWNPQLDIFKYTVHSPKVVALVTKRIILSQIAQLFDPLGLLGPVILRAKILMQSLWDSKLDWDDPVPEEIHVAWLEY